The DNA window AGCCCGGAGCTCAGACCCGCGCGCAGCAACTGCGCGAGCACGTAGCCGGGATCCGCCGCGAGGGCTTCCTCCAGCGCCATTCCCGCCAACGCGCACTCGCCTCGCAGGTAGGCGGAGTACCCGAGCAGGGTGGCGGGCGCGGCCCGCTCCGGCGCCGGGGTGAGGCGGGTGAGTTCGGTCCAAAGCCGTTCGGCGGACAGCGCTTCCGCACTGCCAGGGGGTAGCGCCGTCGCCAGGCACGCGTCGCGGACCGCGGCCACCGACATCGCCCTCGCCAGTGTCGCGATGTCCGCATTGGACAGTGCGAACCCGGGCCGCGCCACCCGATCCAGCGCGTCACGCAGCGCGGCCCGCGCTTCCCCGGTGCTCAGGTCGCCGGAGGTTTCGGCGAGCATCACCGCCCGGCGCGCCACCTCGGCGACGTCGTCGGGCGCGAGGAGGCTTTCCATCTCCTCCCTGCTGTCGTAGACGACGCGCCCGATCGCCGCGGTCGCGGCCGCGGCGACCGTGCTCTCCGGTTCGGGCAGCGTCCCGCCGCACGCCGGATCGCGGTAGCACCGCCACGGCGCGCCTTTCCGGATCTCCCGCGCCCACATGGCGTGCACGAGCGGGACTCCCGCTGCCGCGCAGTCGTCGATCACCGCCTCCACCAGTGCGCGGTTCGGCACCTCCCCCGGTGGTGCTCCGCGCGCGTCACCGCCCACCGCGACGACGGTGATCCCGGTCGGCTCGGTGCCGAGCGCGAGCCCGGCCGCGGTGGCCGCCACCTCGTCCAGGTGCTCTGGGGACGGGAGGTCGAGCCGGAGCGAGAACGCGATGCGGGTGCCCTGGTGGGCGTGCACCACCAGGGAGTCGGTGGGCCGGAAGCCCACCAGGGACGGGGTGGACGCGATTAGCTCGCCGGGGTCGCGGAGGCGGACCTGGTGGCGGGTGGCTGTGGTCGGAGTGGTCATGCCTCCACGGTGGCGGGTGGGAGGGGGTGGTGGGGGACGGCGAGGGGAATCTGTGGGCGACGGGGGCGGCTGTGGACAACTCGGCGGAAACGCCGCGGGGAGGCGGGTTTTTGTCGGTGGGATGCGTTAGCCTGCCCGGCCTTCCCGCCGGGGTCCGGTCTCCACCCCCGGGTTGACCTCGTGGTCCACCCGGATCCCATCCCCGCGCCGACGCGGGCGGGCGCCTCCCCGGGCGACACTGTGGACACGGGAACCGCAGACGAGAGGGAATCCGACCGTGAACGACGCGAGCGCCGCCGACGTCCTGCTCTACCTCGCGATCGCCGTGCTGGTGATCTGGCGCGTCGTCATCCGCCAGGTGCGCGGCTACCGGCTGAGCGTGCGCGGACTGTTCGTGCTGCCCGCGATCCTGGTGGCGATCGGCGTGGTCACCTCCGTGAAAGCCCTTCCCGGCTCGTCGGGCACCGAGTTGGCGCTGCTCGGCGCGGACCTCGCGGCGCTCGCGGCGCTCGGCGTGTTCCGCGCCGCTTCGGTGAAGATCACCGCGGAGGACGGCTACGCCTTCGCGAAGGGCTCCTCCCTGACCTTGGTGCTCTGGCTGGTCACGATCGGCGTGCGGATCGGGTTCCTCGTGCTCGGCGCGCACCTCCGTGCGGACGGCCCGCTCACCTCGGCGTCGCTGGCGCTGAGCATCGGACTGAGCGTCGGCCTGCAGAACGCGCTCGCCTACCGGCGGGCCCGCGGGCTCGGCCTCCGCGTGGCCACCGGCCGCCCCGCGACGACCAGCGCGCGCGGCTGATCGCGCTCAGCGGCATGCTGGGCCCCATGACCACGTCGGCGCGCGCACACCGGCACTGGTCGGTCGCCGCCCTCGAATGGGTGCGCTGGGCGATGCTCACGTTCCCGTTGTTCAGCGTGTTCCCGGTGCGCGAAGGGTGGGTGTGGCCGCTACTGGCGGTGGCCGCGCTCGCCGCGCTGCCGGTGCTCTGGACGGACCGGATCCCGGCCGGCGGCACCAGTGCGCTGCTGCTGGTCCTCGTGGCCTCGAACGGCGCGCTGTGGCTGCTGGCCCCGGGGAACTGGTGCCTGATCGGCATGTTCACCGCGGTGTTCTTCCTGGTGCGGGGTCAGTCGAGGATCGTGGTGGCCGCCGGTATCGCGCTCGGGAGCGCGTGCGTCGTCCTCAAGGCGTTCCGGGCGCACGGAGATCTCACGGACTCGCTGCTGACGCTCGCGGTGCTCGCTTCGGTCGTGCTGCTCGGCTACAACCGGCGCGCGCGGCTCGAACGGGTGGAGCAGACCGAACTCGCCCTGGCCAGGGCTCAGCAGGCGAACGAAGAACACGCGGTGGCGGCGGCGTTGCAAGAGCGCGCGAGGATCGCACGCGAACTGCACGACGTCCTCGCGCATTCCCTGTCAGGGCTCGCGCTGAACCTGCAGGGCGCCCGGCTCATGCTGGTCCGCGACGGCGCCTCCGCCGAAGCGGTCAAACAGGTGGAGCGCGCGCAACGGCTGGCGGCGGAAGGGCTCGTGGAGGCGCGCAAGGCAGTGGCCGCGTTGCGGGACGCGCCGATGCCACTCGAACGGGCATTGGACGATCTCGTGGCGGGCTATCGCCTCGACAGCGGCGCCGCCGCCGAACTGGTCGTGGACGGGGACGCCGCGAACCTGGACGCGGGCGCCCACGCGACGATCACCCGCACGGTGCAGGAAGCCCTTTCGAACACCCGCAAGCACGCGCCGGGCGCACCGGTCGTCGTTACGCTGACCAGGCGCGAGGACCGCGTCGAGCTGGAGGTGCGGGACAGGCAGGGCGAGCAGCCAACCGATCCTTCCCCCGGCGGGTTCGGCCTGCGCGGGATGCGGGAACGGGCGGCGCTGCTCGGCGGCGAACTGGACAGCGGGCCGGTGGAGGACGGATGGCGAGTGCACCTGGTGGTGCCGGCGAAACGCTCAGGGTAGTGCTGGCGGACGACCAGGCCGTGGTGCGCGAAGGGCTGGTCACGCTGCTGGGCCTGCTGCCGGGCGTCGAGGTGGTCGGAGCGGCCTCGGACGGCGCCGAAGCGGTGGACCTGGTCGCCGAGCACCGGCCCGACGTGCTGCTGGTGGACCTGCGCATGCCGAAGCAGGACGGCGTGCGCACGACGGAACTGGTGCGTGCCAAGCATCCCGGCACCGAGGTGGTCGTGCTGACCACCTACACCGACGACGATTCGGTGCTGGGCGCGCTGCGCGCCGGGGCACGGGGGTTCCTGACCAAGGACGCCGATGCCGAAGCGATCGCCCGCGCGCTCCGGTCGGCCGCCGACGGACAGTCCACTGTGGACGCGAGCCTGCAGGAGCGCTTGGTCGAAGCGGCGACGCGCGCGGCCCCGCCCCGCCCGGAAGCGGTCGAGGGCCTGACCGCGCGCGAAGTCGAAGTGCTGCGGCTGATCGCGGCCGGGCTGTCGAACACCGAGATAGCGAAAACGCTCGTGGTGAGCGAGGCGACCGTGAAGACCCACGTCAACCACTTGTTCGCGAAGGCGGGCCTGCGCGACCGCGCGCAGGCCGTAGCCTTCGCCTACCGATCCGGGATCGCTAACGGCTGACCGTCAGCCGAACTGGCCGACTTTGTAGTCACCTGCGGGCTGCTGGACGAGGACGTTCAAGCGGTTGAAGGCGTTGATGGCGGCGATGAGCGACACCAAGGCGACGAGCTGGTTTTCGTCGTAGTGCTTGGCGGCGTTCAGCCACGCCTCGTCCGTGACGCCACCGGCCGCGTCGGCGATGCGGGTGCCCTGCTCGGTCAGCTCCAGTGCGGCCCGCTCGGCGTCGGTGAACACCGTGGCCTCCCGCCACGCGGCGATCAGGTTGAGCCGCACCGAGGTTTCCCCGGCGTGCACGGCCTCTTTGGTGTGCATGTCGGTGCAGAAGCCGCAGCCGTTGATCTGGCTGGCGCGGATCTTCACCAGTTCCTGCGTCGCGGCGGGCAGTCCTGCGCTTTCGACCGCTTTGCCCGCCGAGACGAGGTGCTTCATGAACTTGCCCGCGATCGGGTTGCCGAACAGGTTCAAACGCGCATCCATGACGCACTCCTCGTGATTGTTGGGGATACACCTCCTTGACGGATCGGCGGGACGAGTTGTGACAGCACCGAATGTGACGTAGGTCTCTTTCAATGAAGGGGTTCAGCCCTGCGCGATGTAGGCCTCGAGCTGTTCCTGGCTCTTCTCCAACTCGTTGAGCCTGCTTTTCACGACGTCGCCGATGCTCACGATGCCGGCGAGTTCGCCCTTGTCGAGCACCGGCACGTGTCGGATGCGGCGCTCGGTCATCACGGCGCTGAGTTCGTCGACGGAATCGTCGGGCGCGCAGCTGGCGACCATGGTGGTCATGATCTCCGAAACCTGCGCTTCGAGCAGGGCGGCACCGCGTTCGTGCAGCCTGCGGACCACGTCCCGCTCGGAGACGATGCCGGCGATCCCGGCGGTGTCGACGACGACCATCGCGCCGACGTTGTGCTCGGCCAGCCCGGCGAGCAGCTCGGACACGGAACGCTGCGGTTCGATGGTCGCGACGGCGGTGCCCTTGCTTCGCAGAACATCGGAAATGCGCATGGAAAACCTCCCGAACCGGTGACCTGGCTCACAACAGGTTATGGCCTCGCCGCCACGGGCGAAAGTTGTGAAATTTTTCAAAAGCTCGCGGCGAGACGCCGCACCCCTTCGGCTATCCGATCCGTCCTGACCGCGCCGTACCCCAGTACGAACCCGGCGCGGCCGCGGCCTTCCGCGTGGTAATCGGCGAGGTCGTCGAGTACCACGCCGAGCTTTCGCGCCCTCGAAAGCGCTTCCGGGACCTCGACCGTCTCTTGTGGACCGAGATGCGCGCAGAGGTGGAGCCCCGCGGCGGCGGGGACGAGTTCGAGCCGTCCGCCGAACTCCTCCGCGAGACCGGCCTTGATCCGGCCGCGGCGCGCGCCGTACTCCCGCGCGGCCCTGCGCACGTGCCTCGCCAAAAGCCCTTCGTCGATGAACCGCGCGAGCGCCGCCTGCACGGCCAGGTCGCCTTGCCAGTCCGAAAGCTGTTTCGCCGCGCGCAAGGCCGGGCGCAGGGAGGCGGGCGCGACCAGGAATCCGAGCCGCAACGAAGGCAGCATCGTCTTCGAGAACGTGCCGACGTAGAGGACGCGGCCCGCGGGATCGAGGCTCTGCAACGGTTCGAGCGGCCGGTCCTCGAACCGGAACTCGGTGTCGTAGTCGTCCTCGACGAGCACCGCGCCGTGCCGTTCCGCCCAGTCCAGCAACGCGGTCCGCCTGGCGAGCGACATCGGGGTGCCCAGCGGGAACTGGTGCGACGGCGTGACGTAGACCAGCCGCGTGTCCGGCGGGATCGCCGCGACGTCGATGCCTTCGGAGTCGACGGGCACCGCCGTCACCCGCGCGCCGAGCGTGTGAAAAATCCGCCGCGCGGGCGGGTATCCCGGGTCCTCGACGGCGACCCGCGTGCCGGGGTCGATCAGCACCTTGCCGACGAGGTCGAGCGCCTGCTGCGCCCCTTGGGTGATGAGGACGTCCTCGGCGGCGGCGCGCACCGATCGCGCCACGCCGGTGTACCGGGCGATCGCCGCGCGGAGTCCCTCGTGGCCCGCCGGGTCGCCGTAGCCAGCCGGAACGTCGTCGGGGCGCAGCTCTCGCGCCACGAACCGGCGCCACGTGGTGTGCGGGAAGAGCGAAGGATCCGGGACGCCGACCCGGAAATCGAACTCCGGGGTCTCGGCGGGGCCTTCGGACACGGGCACGTCCCGCCACACCGCCCTCGGCCGGATCCCGGCTCCGCCCGGCGCGCGGCGGCCGCGGGTCCGATCGGTCGCGGGCGCCGCGACGAACGTGCCCGCGCCGACCCGGCTCACCACGAACCCTTCCGCGGTGAGCCGGTCGTACGCGACGGCGACGGTGTTCCGGGAAACCTCGAGGGTGCGGGCCAGTTCCCTGGTCGGTGGCAGGCGATCCCCCGCGCGCAGGCGGCCGTCGAGGATCGCTTCGAGGAGCTGGCGGTAGATGCGGGCGGCGAGATCACCGCGGCCGCTCAACGCGACGTGCAGGTCCACGCGCTCACCCGCGTTTCCGGAGCAGATCGCGCACCTGCCGCATCCCGGGGCCGATCCGCGCGGGCTGGATCGCGCCGAAGCCGAAGATCAGGCCGGTGGCGGCCGGTTCGCCCACCGCCATGCTTTCCACCGGGTAGAGCCGGATTCCCGCCGCCCGCGCCTCGCGTACGACGCCGTCGCCCGCCTCGCCCAGCGCGCTGATGTGCAAGCCCGCCGCGGAGGGCACGGGGGTCAGCAGCCCGTCGAACTCGTCGCGCAGG is part of the Amycolatopsis sp. CA-230715 genome and encodes:
- a CDS encoding sensor histidine kinase, with the translated sequence MTTSARAHRHWSVAALEWVRWAMLTFPLFSVFPVREGWVWPLLAVAALAALPVLWTDRIPAGGTSALLLVLVASNGALWLLAPGNWCLIGMFTAVFFLVRGQSRIVVAAGIALGSACVVLKAFRAHGDLTDSLLTLAVLASVVLLGYNRRARLERVEQTELALARAQQANEEHAVAAALQERARIARELHDVLAHSLSGLALNLQGARLMLVRDGASAEAVKQVERAQRLAAEGLVEARKAVAALRDAPMPLERALDDLVAGYRLDSGAAAELVVDGDAANLDAGAHATITRTVQEALSNTRKHAPGAPVVVTLTRREDRVELEVRDRQGEQPTDPSPGGFGLRGMRERAALLGGELDSGPVEDGWRVHLVVPAKRSG
- a CDS encoding carboxymuconolactone decarboxylase family protein, with the translated sequence MDARLNLFGNPIAGKFMKHLVSAGKAVESAGLPAATQELVKIRASQINGCGFCTDMHTKEAVHAGETSVRLNLIAAWREATVFTDAERAALELTEQGTRIADAAGGVTDEAWLNAAKHYDENQLVALVSLIAAINAFNRLNVLVQQPAGDYKVGQFG
- a CDS encoding DUF4192 domain-containing protein, whose translation is MTTPTTATRHQVRLRDPGELIASTPSLVGFRPTDSLVVHAHQGTRIAFSLRLDLPSPEHLDEVAATAAGLALGTEPTGITVVAVGGDARGAPPGEVPNRALVEAVIDDCAAAGVPLVHAMWAREIRKGAPWRCYRDPACGGTLPEPESTVAAAATAAIGRVVYDSREEMESLLAPDDVAEVARRAVMLAETSGDLSTGEARAALRDALDRVARPGFALSNADIATLARAMSVAAVRDACLATALPPGSAEALSAERLWTELTRLTPAPERAAPATLLGYSAYLRGECALAGMALEEALAADPGYVLAQLLRAGLSSGLSPERLAGIADIAEISLDESDA
- a CDS encoding response regulator codes for the protein MASAPGGAGETLRVVLADDQAVVREGLVTLLGLLPGVEVVGAASDGAEAVDLVAEHRPDVLLVDLRMPKQDGVRTTELVRAKHPGTEVVVLTTYTDDDSVLGALRAGARGFLTKDADAEAIARALRSAADGQSTVDASLQERLVEAATRAAPPRPEAVEGLTAREVEVLRLIAAGLSNTEIAKTLVVSEATVKTHVNHLFAKAGLRDRAQAVAFAYRSGIANG
- a CDS encoding CBS domain-containing protein, which codes for MRISDVLRSKGTAVATIEPQRSVSELLAGLAEHNVGAMVVVDTAGIAGIVSERDVVRRLHERGAALLEAQVSEIMTTMVASCAPDDSVDELSAVMTERRIRHVPVLDKGELAGIVSIGDVVKSRLNELEKSQEQLEAYIAQG
- the pdxR gene encoding MocR-like pyridoxine biosynthesis transcription factor PdxR — encoded protein: MDLHVALSGRGDLAARIYRQLLEAILDGRLRAGDRLPPTRELARTLEVSRNTVAVAYDRLTAEGFVVSRVGAGTFVAAPATDRTRGRRAPGGAGIRPRAVWRDVPVSEGPAETPEFDFRVGVPDPSLFPHTTWRRFVARELRPDDVPAGYGDPAGHEGLRAAIARYTGVARSVRAAAEDVLITQGAQQALDLVGKVLIDPGTRVAVEDPGYPPARRIFHTLGARVTAVPVDSEGIDVAAIPPDTRLVYVTPSHQFPLGTPMSLARRTALLDWAERHGAVLVEDDYDTEFRFEDRPLEPLQSLDPAGRVLYVGTFSKTMLPSLRLGFLVAPASLRPALRAAKQLSDWQGDLAVQAALARFIDEGLLARHVRRAAREYGARRGRIKAGLAEEFGGRLELVPAAAGLHLCAHLGPQETVEVPEALSRARKLGVVLDDLADYHAEGRGRAGFVLGYGAVRTDRIAEGVRRLAASF